ATCGTCGGCTGGCTCCAGCACGCGAGCGCCGCCCTCGGTGCGCTCGAGGGTCAGGAACGCTGGGTCGAGAGCCCCTGGCACCGGATGCCTCCGGCCGGGCGGCCGCTGCCGTCGGCAGACCTGCCCCTGATCTTCGCGGGCAGCGGCATGCCGACCGCGACGTCGACGGTGCGATTCCACCGGATCGGCTCGGACACCCAGCCCGCATCGGTCGAGGGGTTCCGCACCCTGCTCGACGCGCAGTTGCTCGAGGGCTACCGCGCCGCTCTCGGCAAGCCCGTCGGCGAACTGAACCACGAGACCGTCTCTCGGCTCCTCGACGACCGCGAGCTGCGATCATCGTCGAAACTCGCGGGGCTCCGAATCGCCAACTTCGCCGGTTTCCTGAGCGCGGCGTGGCGTCGGAACGACTGGTGGTGGGGGCGGCTGGACGCGGCTGCGGGGGTCATCGAGCTGCTCGAGTCGATGGAGCCCGCGCCGCCCGTCGTCTGGACGGCGCCCGCGAACAGCGACCCGGCGTCGACGTCGACGTCGACGTCGACGAGCGAGCTCGGCGCCGTGCACGATGCTCTGCTCCGCGAGATGAACGCGAGCGACGAGTTCCCGTATGCCGATCGCGTCGCCCCCGACGATCCCGATGCCATTCGCGCCACGATGGTCCGCGGCACGCAGGATCTCGAGTCCCTCCGCTCGGGGTATCGCGTGGCGCTCGCATCGCGTGCCGCCCGGAACGCTTCGGCCGCCCTCGTTCGCGGCAGCGCAGCCCTCTCACCGGTGCGGATCTCGCAGTGGCTCCTCAGGCCGCTGCTCGTCGTCGTTCCGGCCCTGCTCTCACCGCCCCGTCTCATCCTCGCCCTGCTCATCGTCGCGTGCGGGCTCATGCTCGCGGTCCGCGAGATGACGGGTGAACTCGGCGAGTCGGCCGGACTGCGCCCCGGTGTCGGCGTCGCGTCCATCGCCACCGCCGTCGCTGCCGCGTTCGTCGTGGTGCGACTCGGGTCGGCGTTCGGGGCCCGCCGACGACGGCGGCGGGCGATCGCGAACCACACGGTTGCCGACTCCCGGGCGCGGAGGGTGATCGCCGCTGCCGAACGGCGCGCCCGCACCTCGCGTGTCGTCCTCGTCGTGCTCTCCGCGCTGCTCATCGGCGTGTTCTTCGCGGCATCGCTCCAGTTCGGTCTTTGGACGCTCCCGTTCTGGGTGGCGCTCCTCGGACTCCTGGGCGTCACCGAGGTCGCGAACCGGCAACTGCAGACCGTCGCCGCCGCGCATCGCGCCCGACCGGGGAGGTGGATCGCGCTCACCGGTTTCGCCGTGCTCGCGATCGTGGTGACGGCGATGCTGCCCCCGATGCTCGACTCGCTCTCCGCCGGCCTCTCACCGGTCGTCGGCCAGATGGCATGGCGCGCGATCGCGGCCTCGATCGTCGTGGCCGCGCTCTCGGCGACGCTGCTCGCGCAGGCGCTGCGACCGCAACGACTGCTCCTCGTGACCCTCGCGGCGGTCGTCGCCACTGCGGTCACGGTGACGACCACGACGTGGCTCGCGTCGCTCGACGACCGGATCGTGCCGGTCGACGAGGCGAACCTCGTGGCGATCGACGCCGGCATCAGCACGGCTCAGGCGTGGGCGGCCGTCATGGTTACCGCCTGGGTCGCCGGCACCGTGCTGTGGTGGGCGCCGTGGTTCCGCGGCGCCGGCACGGCCGAGTCCGTGATGCCCGATGACGGCGTGCACGACCTCGACCCGGGGTCGCTCGTTCCGGCGACCCCGGCGACGACCTCACTCGCCGGTGAGACCCCCGATGAGGTGTCCGAAGGGCCGGTCGAGCGCGAAGGGGTCCCTGACGCTCGCTGAACGGTCGCTCGCTGCGACGAGTGCGGCGAGCTCGCCGGAGGCCCGGTCGATGCGCGCCGGCAGCGTCTTCACGCTGTCGGCCGATTCGCCCCAGTCTCCCGTCGCCGCGAACACGCCGGTCGGCGCGACGATCGCGTGCAGATAGGTGAACATGGGCCGCAGCGCGTAGTCGAGCGCGAGCGAGTGCCTCGGCGTGCCGGCCGTGGCCCCGATCACGACGGGCAGCTCGGCGAGCGCGGCGCTGTCGATCACGTCGAAGAAGGACTTGAAGAGTCCCGAGTAGCTCGTCGTGAAGATCGGCGTGACGGCGATGAGCCCATCGGCGCCGGTCACGGCCTCGATGACCGCCTCGAGCTTCGGGCTCGGAAAGCCCGTGAGCATGTGGTTCATGATGTCGGTCGCGACATCCCGGAGCTCGAAGGTCTCGACGGTCGTGTCGATGCCCTGCTCGGTGAGCTTCGCGACCGTGGCGTCGCTGAGCTTGTCGGCGAGCATGCGCGTCGACGAGGGCTGACTGAGGCCCGCCGAGACGACGGCGAGAGTGCGGGTGGTCATGGTCAGGCTCCCTTCACGGCTGCGGCGCCGAACGCGGCGCCCTTCGGTGCGACGCTCGTGCCGCCGGCCTTCGCCGCGTTGCGTGCGGCGACGAGCGAGTCGTGCGTCGGGGCATCCGGCACCGTCTCGGGGCGGTTCATCGCGAACTCCTTGCGCAGCACCGGCACGACCTCCGAGCCGAGCAGGTCGAGCTGCTCGAGCACGGTCTTCAGCGGCAGGCCGGCGTGGTCCATCAGGAAGAGCTGACGCTGGTAGTCGCCGACGTAGTCGCGGAAGCCGAGCGTCTTGTCGATGACCTCCTGCGGGCTGCCGACCGTGAGCGGGGTCTGCGAGGTGAACTCCTCGAGGCTCGGGCCGTGGCCGTACACGGGCGCGTTGTCGAAGTAGGGGCGGAACTCGCGCACCGCGTCCTGCGAGTTCTTTCGCATGAAGACCTGGCCGCCGAGTCCGACGATCGCCTGCGCGGCGGTGCCGTGCTCGTAGTGCTCGAACCGCTGGCGGTAGAGAGTGACCATGCGCTGCGTGTGCGAGGCGGGCCAGAAGATGTGGTTCGCGAAGAAGCCGTCGCCGTAGTACGCGGCCTGCTCGGCGATCTCGGGGCTGCGGATCGAGCCGTGCCAGACGAACGGGGGCACGTCGTCGAGCGGGCGCGGGGTCGACTGGAAGCCCTGCAGCGGCGTGCGGAACTGGCCCTCCCAATCGACGAAGTCCTCGCGCCACAGGCGGTGCAGCAGGTTGTAGTTCTCGAGGGCGAGGTTGATGCCCTGGCGGATGTCCTTGCCGAACCACGGGTAGACGGGGCCGGTGTTTCCGCGACCGAGCATGAGGTCGACACGGCCGTCGGCCACGTGCTGGAGCATCGCGAAGTCCTCGGCGATCTTCACGGGATCGTTCGTCGTGATGAGCGTCGTCGAGGTCGTGAGCTGGATCTTCGAGGTCTTCGCGGCGATGTAGGCGAGCGTCGTGGTCGGCGAGGAGGAGAAGAAGGGCGGGTTGTGGTGCTCGCCGAGCGCGAAGACGTCGAGGCCGACCTCTTCGGCGTGCTGGGCGATCGTCAGCACATCGGTGATGCGCTCGTGCTCGCTCGGCGTGCGTCCCGTCGTCGGGTCCTGAGTGATGTCGCTGACGGTGAAGATTCCGAACTGCATGGTTGCCCTCCTGGGCTCTTCCTCGTGGGAGATTTCCGCGTTGCATGCTTTTGCATACATCTCCGACAACGGATGCCCCACGCCCACTATTCCCGATCGACCGCGATCGCGCGCACGCGAAGGGCGGGGGTGCCCTCGGCACCCCCGCCCCGGATCTCCTCGGACTCAGTCGTCTGAGGAGTGCTGGTGCCCGCCGTCGCTGCCGACGGTGCCCTCGGGACCGGCAGGAACCGGGAGGCTGAGCCCGCCCGGCACGTTCTTGCCGACCACGCCGTTGACCGACTCGGTCGAGTAGGCGTAGGCCAGCACGGCGAACGCGATCGCATCGACGTTCACGTCGAGTGCGTACTCGTCGATGTTCTCGAGGTCGTCGCACGCCTGGTGGTAGCACTGGTCGAGCATCTCGTCCACCTCGCCGCCCCAGATCGCCTGCTGCTCGGCGGTCTTGATCGCATCGGCGCCGGTGAAGAGTCCGCCTGCGGCGATGCCGTTGAGGATGAACGCCTCATAGTCGCTGCGACCGCTGAACTCCGCGTCGTCATACGGCACGCCGGCACCCGTGAAGTAGCTCTCGAA
The DNA window shown above is from Agromyces cerinus and carries:
- a CDS encoding FMN reductase; the encoded protein is MTTRTLAVVSAGLSQPSSTRMLADKLSDATVAKLTEQGIDTTVETFELRDVATDIMNHMLTGFPSPKLEAVIEAVTGADGLIAVTPIFTTSYSGLFKSFFDVIDSAALAELPVVIGATAGTPRHSLALDYALRPMFTYLHAIVAPTGVFAATGDWGESADSVKTLPARIDRASGELAALVAASDRSASVRDPFALDRPFGHLIGGLTGE
- a CDS encoding LLM class flavin-dependent oxidoreductase, giving the protein MQFGIFTVSDITQDPTTGRTPSEHERITDVLTIAQHAEEVGLDVFALGEHHNPPFFSSSPTTTLAYIAAKTSKIQLTTSTTLITTNDPVKIAEDFAMLQHVADGRVDLMLGRGNTGPVYPWFGKDIRQGINLALENYNLLHRLWREDFVDWEGQFRTPLQGFQSTPRPLDDVPPFVWHGSIRSPEIAEQAAYYGDGFFANHIFWPASHTQRMVTLYRQRFEHYEHGTAAQAIVGLGGQVFMRKNSQDAVREFRPYFDNAPVYGHGPSLEEFTSQTPLTVGSPQEVIDKTLGFRDYVGDYQRQLFLMDHAGLPLKTVLEQLDLLGSEVVPVLRKEFAMNRPETVPDAPTHDSLVAARNAAKAGGTSVAPKGAAFGAAAVKGA